Part of the Pseudomonas baltica genome is shown below.
GGAACAGCCCCATGTCGCCTTCCAGGCCGCCATTGACCAGCTCGACCGCACGATGGCCATCCAGCGGCGCACCGGCACCGGGGGTGAACACCTGGCTGATGTTTTCAGTGGCCATCCTCGGCACACCGTCTGGGTGGAGATTGGAGAGATTGTTTGTCGTACTCACCGGATAGCCCTTCTGTTGACCCTGAGAGGTGGTTGGGGGCGCGACGCAAGCGTCGGCTCCCGCTGCAGCTGATGACTCGGCCCCGCAACCGGGACCTCGTGGGAGCTAAAAGTAGGGCTCGGCGCGTTAGCCAAACAGGTGCCGAAGGGTCATTTTGGGGGATCGATCAGCCTGCCCTGCAATCCGTTGCGCTGAGCTTATCGCTGAGCGAGCGGTGCCGAAACCGCTGCGGATGGACGGACATGTCTATCCGCGACCTGCACGACCTGCGGGCGATGAAAAAGTTGACTTAGGTCAATCGACCATGTCTTATAGGTCGCACGACCTTATCAGCACAAGATCAGGCGTAGCGACACCGACCGACCTACCGCATTGCCCTTGCGCCACATCGATGATCCCCGGCCTGCCAAGACCGCGTTACCTGCAATGTTCCACCCCGCAGCGCTATTGCGTGCTGCCCTGGAACGACTTGGCTAGCCGATGAGGGCCGTACAATGGTGTCAGTGCAAGCATCACCCATCACTCCCGAAGACCGGGTGTTCTCGACCGTCGAATTGCAAGCGCTGCTGGCCAGCCATAGCGACGGGCCTGGCGCCCTGACCGAGTTGCTGGCACACAACGGCCTGCCGATCGATGCACTCCAGGCCCCCCTCACACGCCTGTCCCTGAGCCAATGGCTGGGCACCCTCACCGGCTGCTGCCACGCCAGCAAGGATCCGCTGCTGGCTCTGCGGGTCGGCCAACAGATGCACCTGACCGCCTATGGCATGCTCGGTTTTACCCTGCTCAGTAGCGCGTCGCTGCGCGAAGCCCTGGATATCGCCAATCAGTTCGGGTTGCTGGCCAACCTCAAGCATCAATTGCATCTGGAGGTGGATGGCGACGTCGCCCACCTGCACCTGCGCGAGAACTTCGCCTTGCTGGGCAGCGAGAGATACTTCTCCACCCTGCTCGAAAGCGCGAAGATCCTCACCCTGCTCGGCGACATGCTCGGCCATGGCTTCAAGGCCCAGGCGCTACGTCTGAACCTCAACCCCGAGCCGGCCGGTGCCCAGGGCATCTCCCAGGCCCTGGGCGTGCCGGTGCAGGTCAACTGCCTGGACAACTGCATCAGCTTCAGCAGCCACTATGTCGACCAACCGCTGCCCCAGTCCCACGCCATGACCCACCAATCGTGCAAGGCGCTGTGCAGCGCGCAACTGCATGAACTCAGCCAGCGCTACGACCTCTGCTACCAGATCCAGAAAATGCTCCTGGCCTCGCCCAGCCATATCCCGCCGCTGCCCGAAGTCGCCTCGCGCCTGCACCTGTCGCCACGCACCCTGCGGCGCAAACTCGAAACCGTGGGCAGCTCCTACAACCAGATCCTTGAAGACGTGCGCAAGAAACTCGCCATCCGCTACCTGCTCGACACGCCACTGACCACCGAGGCGATTTCCGAGAAGCTCAGCTACAGCGACGCCGCCAACTTTCGCCACGCCTTCAAGCGCTGGACCGGCACCGCACCGCGCGCCTTCCGTTCGCAGAACCGCGAGATCGACTGGAGCATGCCGCCAGCCTTCACCCTGCCCGGCGCCAATACCACCGCGCGGGCCCACGCCCGCGCCTGATCAAGCCCGCAAGCGCCGCGAACGTGGCGCACAAACAATCCAGGCGTTCATATGAACGCCTGGATTGTTTGCAGTGCTGAGCAACGGCAGATTACAGCCCTACCCGCACCTTCTTCTCGGCCAACTGCTTGACGTTGCGATAGCCGCCGCGATAGCTCGTGGCAATCACCAGCCGCATCAGCACGTAGTACGCCGCGATGCAGATCACCAGCGTCGGAATCGACGCCCCCACATACCGAAAGCTCGGCCCGACCTGCAGCGACAACGGATCGAACAGCATCAAGTAGACCACCACGCCCAGCACGATGATGAGCATCGCCACCCAGTTGACCCCACCCCAGAACCAGTAAGCGCTCTGTTTGTCTTTGACGAAAAGATGCGCCGGCAACACCACCTGACGCCGCAATAACACGTAATCGGTAAGCATCACGGCAGCGATACCGATGAACATCGCACTGTTGTAGGCCAGCCAGTTCATCACATGAGCGATCAGCCATTGAGTATTGAACGCGACCACCAGCCCTGGCAGCAGCAAGATGGCGACGATCAGATCCCAGCGCATCTTGGCGAAGAAGCGAACCTGCTGCACCGACACGCCGGCAAAATAGAAGAAGCTGAGCAAAGTGCCCAGGTTGGCCAGCAGCAACAAGGAGACGATGACCGTGCCCAGGCCGTTACCAGCGGTCTTGACCACCCACTCGGCAGGCTCGGTGGAACCGGTAGCGATGGCCGCCAGCGCACCGACCGCAGAGGTAAACCCGGCACCAATGACACCAGCGCCAACCAGCGAGGGGGTGATCAGATGCTTGCGCTTGTGGATCAGCCGCGCGATGCCACCGAAGAACGGCACACTGGTCAACGCATTGGATGCGCCGAACTCGACGCCATAGGCCAGCTGCAACAGCGGATCGGTGGCATAGGCCTGTTTGGGATCGACATTGGTGTTCAACAAAGTGCCGAGGCTGACATCACGGGTGATCAGATACAGCAACACGCAAGCGATGATCAGAATCGCGGGAGAAGTGAAGCGCGTCAGCAAGGCGATCATCGCCGGGCCTTTCTTCAGCAACACCCAGACTAACAACAGCATCGCCACCGAAACCGCAGCAACGAAGCCGTTGTCGATCTGGCCACCGGGGTTGAACAGGATCTGCTGCAGTCGACCGGCAGCCTGCCCGGTCATGGCGATCAAGACAAAAGACCAGCCCAGGGTGGTGACCAGGATCAACGCCAGCAGCAGCGACGAACCGCGGGTGCCCATGGAGCTTTTGGACGCGTCCACCGGATCGACGCCGAGGCGATAGCTGATCAGTCCTGAGGCGAGGTACACCGGCGCCAGGCCGACGATCAAACCGATCAGATAGCCAAGGATGCCGATGCGGGTATTGCCGATATAGGCAATGGAGGCGCCGAACAGGTAGTTGAAACTGGCCGCGCCGATAGCGACGCAGGCTGCTACCAGGGTACCAAAGCCCTTGTACAGCCGATCGTCCCCCTGAATCGGCAGGCGCCCTGCCAACGCCTCGCGCGCGGTGACTGTGCTCACCTGTGTCTGCGAATGACTCATGTACTTCCCCATCACGAACGTTAATAGAAACTCGGCCCATCTTCAGCGCTGGAACAGCGCGACCAGTGGGTCATTCAATGATTGCATTGCCGCGCGCCAGGACGCCGTCCAGCGTGAAGTCCGGAACGATGACGATGACGTGATGGACCATCAGAGGGAGAAGCCCACCAGCGCCCACAGCGCGATGCCGACGATGAACCAGCCGGCGGCCGTGGCGAGGATCGAACCCGTGGGTTGACGGGTCTCGTCCAAAGCGTTTGCAGGTGAATCCAGCGCGACCAGGCTTTTCACCAGATCGAGGTCGAGATCGCCGATGGATTCTTCTATCAAGAACGAATGATCGCCCAGTAGATGAAAGCTGGATGCGTCACGCATAAGGTGCTCCTGAAACTGATAAAGGCAGGGTTCCGAGGCAAATCATTATTGTTCTGGCCGACCGCGGCACACGTCTCTCTGAATGCACCGCTGTCGTGGGCCGATTATGCCCGTGCCGAGGATGGCCAACAGGTGCATAACGGCCATCTTGCTCAACGTCCAGAGTCAGCGCGGCCGAAAGGCCTCATAGGCAGCCGGCAATTCGTCCGCTTCATGACCCTTGCTCGCCGCTTGGTCCACATAGCCTGAAAACAGCTTCAGCAGGCTGTGCTCGACACCCGCATTCTGCGCCCGGTCGACCAGTGACTGCACACCCAGGGAGTGAACATGGATCGAGGCTTCGTTGCCGGTATAGTCCTGGCGGTCAATGGCATCGATAGTGCGCTTCCAGGCGCTTTCGATCACCGGCTTGAACGCTTGCAGGGCGGTGGCGAAATCCTTGATGTCGAGGCGCTCGGCCTGGAGCATCGCCGCGCTTTGCATCAAGGCGAAGGTATTGCCGTAATACATGGTCAGCAAGGTACCGTCGAGCACGTTGGCCGAGCCGGGGTTTTCGCCGACATAGGTCATGCGCCCGCCCAGCAGCAGCATTTCTGGCTCACAGCTTTCCCATGCCGCCCTGGGCCCCGAGACCAGCAACATGCACTCAGGCGTGCCGACCTTGGTGGGGTAATCCATGATCGCGCCGTCCAGATAATTCAGGCCGATTTCGGCTGCCCATTGGGCACCTGCCTGGGCCTGCCTGGCGTCGCCGGTGGTGAACTGCACCAGGGTCTTGCCCTTGAGCAAGGGCGCGATGTCGTCCTGCAGGAACAGGTCGTTGGTGCTGGCGTAATCGGACAGACACACGATGATCAGCTCACTGGCCTTGAGCGCTTCAACGAAGCTGGCTTGGGCCTTGGCGCCTAGCACCACCAGGGAGGCAGCCTTGGCGATCGAACGATTCCACACCGTGACTTGCAGGCCCGCATCGATAAAGGGCGGCACCAGCGCCGCCCCCATTTGCCCAAGCCCGATGAACGTCACGTTCGAATGTTTCATGGCGAATTTCCTTTCAGGTGGTGTGCATTGAAGTGCTGTGCCTGGACGCCAGCGCGTCGGCCAGCCAAGACTTTAGGCATCCCCCTGCCCATACAAAAGGTGATTTGCGGCCAAGAACATGACCCTGGCGGGACACCTGCTCGATCCCCACCGTCACCGCCAAACTGGCCGCGTTGCCTTGCTAACTTGGCCCCTGCTCACCTGTTGGCTTGCGCCATCGCGCACCTAACATAGCCCCTGACCAGCGGCCCGGGCGCAGCGCCACAGGGCTCGATTTCATCCATTTAAAGAGAGAGCGAGCAATGACCATCATCAAAGCAGACCACATCATGTTGAACGACCCGGCGCACGTCCGGTTGGCGCACGATCCCAAGTACGGTCACGGTTCGGCTTTCATCCACGGCACTTACGTGGACATCGATAACGCCGGCATCCCGATGTCGGACCTGGGCTTTACGCAGGCCGACGCCTGCTACGACGTGGTCAGCGTCAGCAAGGGTTATCTGTTTCGCCTCGAAGATCACCTGGAGCGATTCGAAAGCGCCTGCCGCAAGTTCCAGCTGACCAACCCCTACAGCAAGGCCGAGACCGTCGAGATCCTCGAGAACCTGATCAAGCAGGCCGGTACCAAGGAAGCCTACGTGTGGTGGGCCGTGACCCGCGGCTTCATGCCCGATGGCAACGACCGCATCAATCCGGCGGCCTATGAAAACCGCTTCTATGCCTTCGTGGTGCCTTACGTGTTCATCTCCGACGACGAACAGCGTGCTCGCGGCATCGATGTCATGGTCAGCAAGCTGTTCATCCGTATTCCACCGAAAGCGGTCGATCCTACCGCCAAGAACTTCCACTGGATGGACCTCAAACTGTCGTTGTTCGAAGCCCAAGCGGCGCAAAAAGAATGGTCGATCCTGTGCGACGCTGACGGCTACTTGACCGAAGCGCCCGGCTCGAACATTTTTTTCATCAAGGACGGGGCGCTCTACACCCCCGATTCCGGCTGCCTGGAAGGCATCACCCGCAAGACCACCCTCGAACTGGCCAAGGAGCTGGGCTTGCCGCTGCATGTGGAGCGCGTGCACGTCGAGCAACTGCTCAACGCCGACGAGGCCTTCCTGACTTCCACCGCCGGCGGCGTGATGCCGATCAACAGCGTCGACGACCGCGTACTGGGCGGCAAGGCTGGCCCTGGCGAACTGACCACGCAACTGCACAACCTGTACTGGACCAAGCGCTGGGACGGCTGGTTGGGTACCGCGGTTGACTACGATACCCCAGCGAAGGTTTGAACCGAGCCACCGTCCAGCGGTGGCCTCAAGGCCGCCGCCACTCACTCGCAGAGGTATGTCCATGTCCCTACCAACTCCTTCCGTCAGCGTTCTGGGCCTCGGTGCCATGGGCGGCGTGCTCGCCCAGACGCTGCTGAAGTCAGGCTGTGCAGTCACTGTATGGAACCGCAGCGCAGAACGAGCGGCCCCGCTGGTACAAGCGGGTGCGACCCTGGCGGTAGATGTGCAATCGGCACTGCAGGCCAGCGACCTGATCGTCATTTGCATGATCGACAAGGCGGCCTCCGAAACCGTGCTGTCGAGCCTCGGACCGACCTTCGATCTGGGTGGCAAGACCCTGGTCAACATGAGCACCGGTACCGTCGCCGACGTCGAGCGCCTGGCGCGCTGGGCCGACGAGCACAACGCGCGATACCTGGATGGCGGCATCCTCTGCTACCCCAAGGACATCGGCGCAGCCAAGACCGCGATTCTTTATTCCGGCCATCCGCAAGCCTGGGAAGAGCATCAGCAGACCCTGAAGATTCTGGCCGGCAATCCCCGCTACCTGGGCGCTGACCCGAAAGCCTGTACCCCAACCTACCTGGCGCTTTACGCCTTCTATTTCGGTGCCTTCGCCGCCTGGCTCGAAGGCACGGTGCTGGCATCGTCCGCCGGCGTTGCGGTGGGTGACTTCAAGCACCTGTCGTCGATCATGACCGACATGCTGGTAGACGGTATCGACACCGCCGCCGACCGCATCACCGCTGGCGAATACGGCGGCGAACAAGCCTCGGTGGATGTTCACGTCGCCGGCCAGGAAGTGGTCCTCGATGCCTTGGTGAGCGCCAAGGTGCCCCACGCCAGCACCGATGCCTACCTGAGTTACTGCCGCATGGCTCAGGCCGCCGGCATGGGTGACCAGGATATCGCCGCCGTCTACAAAGCCATGCAACCCTGAACGACGTCCAACCAGAGAGCGATTCATCATGACCACTGTAGCCCGCCCGCTTCACCCTCAGCGCGTCGCCATCATCGGCCTCGACCCCTTCGGCAGCAACATTGCCCGCACGCTGGCGCAGCAGGGCTTCGCAGTGGCCGGGTTGGACCCTCTGCGCAACAACCTGGTAGCGCCGTGCGAAGGCTTTACCTTGCTGCGCAACCTCGAACAGGCGGTCGACAGCAGCGATATCGTGATCACCTGCTTCCCCGACCAACTGCTGATGAGCGCGCGGCTGTGCAGTCCGCAAACCACTTTCGGCCTGCACGGCAAGGCGCTGATCAGCTTCAACACCGCCCAGACACGCCCGGCCTCCTCGGCGCGCTCCATGGGCGAGTGGGCCCGCAGCGAGCACATCGACTATCTGGAAATCAGCCTCAATGGTCAGGCCGAAAGCATCGGTCAAAGCGACTGCGAATTGGTGTGCGCCGGCCCGCGACGCGTGTATGAGCGTCTCAAGCCGTTGTGCCTCAGCCTCGGTGCCTCACTGACCTATCTGGGCAGCGATTGTGGCGCGACATTGGAACACCAGCCATCCCGGGCGGTGTGCTGATCTGCGATCCGTCTTCGCCGCCGGGGTTGCGCGTGCGGCGGCGCAGCTTTTGCCCCCCTCACGACACCTCGAACACCCCCTCCCCGATGTAGTTTTTTTAAACAATTCGCTCATCCGTCACTTGACCTAGGTCATATGACCGTATTTAATCGGTCACACGACCTAGTTGATCGCCATGCGCTCCCCAAGGTCCTGCGTGCAAGCGCAATCCCTACCTGATAGACCAACAAAAACAGGGTTCCGCATGCCGGACCCGAAAGGTCAGGAGATAAAAATGAGGTCAAAGACCCGTTGTGAAAGCGCTGCCCGGCAGCGTGAAGAAACACCCTTTTTTGCTGTATTCAATCTATCCGCCCGTATCGGCGCGGCATCTCACATCGATGCCTTGCTCGTACCCGGAGTTCCCCGGCCTGCCCAAGCCAATGCGTCGAATCTGGAATGCGTTTCTCCAGGTTGAATTCGATGCGGATATCTCCTTTCGATTGCGCCTCGCTGCGCGATCCAGTTGCGTGATTATCGCTGTGAGGGCTGCATGATGGGACTGATCGACACCACACCTGTAACCTGCGACGACAAGATTTTCTCCACTGCGGAAATCCTCGCCGCCATGAATGTCAGCGGCTGTGACGAGCAACAGCTCGGCCTGTGCCTCGCGGCCGGGGGCCTGACCCTCGCGCAACTGCACAACCCCCAGGGCAGAATTTCGCTCAATCAGCATGCGCTGATCCATACCGCCTTGAATCGCAGCTGCAACAATCCGCTGCTGGGCCTGGAAGTGGGCAAACGTCTGCACCTCACCTCCTACGGCATCGTCGGCTTCGCCCTGCTCAGCAGCGCCACCCTGCGTGAAGCCCTGACCGTCGCGGCACAGTTCGGGCTGCTGATGAACTTCAAACTCGGCCTGCACATCAATGACGATGACGACAGCGCCCGCCTGGAGCTCAGCGATCAGTACGGCCTGAACGACAACCAGGAGGGCTTCTGGTATTACCTGGAAATCTCCAAGCTCATCACCCTGCTACAGGACCTCCTCGGCCTGAGTTTCATGTGCGAAGGCATCGACCTGGCCATCGACGCTCCGGCAGAGGAACAGGCCCGCGTGGGCGAAAGCCTGGGGATCGACGTGCGCTTCAACTGCCCGCGCACCGCCATCCGCTTTGCCGGGCACTGGCTCGACGCGAAGCTGGCCCAGGCCAACGGCATCACCCATGCCAGCTGCAAAGCGACTTGCCAGGCGCAACTGCGTGAAGTCATCCAGAAGTACGACCTCAGCTATCAAGTGCAGAATTTGCTGCTCGGCTCGGGCCACTGCATCGCCTCGCTGTCGGATATCGCCGATCGCCTGCACCTGTCGCCGCGCACCCTGCGCCGACGCCTGGATGCGTTGGGCACTTCGTACAACGCCCTGCTAGTGGAAGTGCGCAAGAAGCTGGCGATTCGTTATCTGCTCAACACGCCGATGACCACCGAGGCCATCTCCGAACAGCTGAACTACAGCGACGCAGCCAACTTCCGCCACGCCTTCAAGCGCTGGACCGGGCGCTCGCCGCGCGAGTACCGGGTGCTCAACAACGGCGGCAAATACGCCTTGCGCTTCGGCCATGGCAAGAGCACCGGCGGCCAGCCACTGCACTCGCTGGGCGCACGGGCCGAGCAGAGCATGGCGGCGGCCGGCTGAAGTGTGTGGGCTGCGCAGCCCCTCTCACGCATCACTCCCTACAAGGAACACATCGATGGACATGAAACTGGCAGGCAAAGTCGTGGTGATCACGGGCGCGAGCACCGGTCTGGGCCGCGGCATCGCCCTCAAGCTCGCCGAAGAAGGCGCCCACCTGGTGATCGGCGATATCAGCGAAGCCAGCAACCCCAAGGGCTTTGACGAACAGCCTGAACTGACCACCAGCCAACTGATCGGCCAGCGCGGCGGCCAGGCCCTTTTTCAACAGTGCGACGTGACCCGCCGCGATGACCTGACCCATCTGGTGCAAGCCGCGACCGAGCGGTTTGGCCGCATCGACGTGATGATCAACAACGCCGGCGTCTACCGTGACGGCAAACTGATTCATGAATTCAGCGAGGAAGAACTCGACCTGTGCCTGAACGTCAACGTCAAAGGCACCTTCTTTGGCGCCCAGGCGGCAGTGACCGCGTTCCTCGCTCAGGGAGGGGGCGGCAACATCATCAATCTGGTGTCCACCGCCGGATTGGGCGGCCATCCCTGGCAGTCGGTGTACAACATCTCCAAGGCGGCCCAGGCCAACATGACCCGCTGCCTGGCCATCGAATACGGCCATCAGGGCATCCGCGTCAACGGTATCTGCCCGACCTATGCCAAGACCGCCCTCACCCGCGCCCTGATGGAGCAGCCGGGCTACGTCGATGATTTTGCTGAAACCATCCCGCTCAAGCGCTGGGGCGAAATCGATGACGTCGCCGACCTGGCGGTGTTCCTGGCCTCGGATCGCTCCAGCTATATTCATGGCGACCTGATACGCATCGATGGCGGCGAGACCTTGTCGCGTTATTCGGTGTAACGCACACGCCGGTCATCACCTCTTCTGTCTGCAATGGAACCGAGCCCATGAGTAGCTTCAAGCCGTTCACCTTCGACACTGTCGCCTCCATCGTCGCCGAGTGGGGCGCTGCACGGCGCTTCGGAGAAATCCTCGGGAGCTGGACCGAGTCGCGAAACCTGCTGATCGTCACCGACAAGTTTCTGCACACCAACGGCCTGCTGGATGCCGCCAAGGCCTCGCTGCAGCAGGCCGGCTTCACCCTGAGCATCTTCGACGACGTGGTCGCCGATCCGCCCGAGTCGGTGCTGCACGATTGCGTAGGCCAGGCGCGCGCCGCCAAGGTCGACCTGGTGCTGGGCCTGGGCGGCGGGTCATCCATGGACATCGCCAAGCTCGCCGCCGTGCTGATCCCTTCGAGTCAGCAGTTGGCCGACCTCTATGGCATCGGCAAGGTCAAGGGCAGCCGCTTGCCGCTGGTGCAGATCCCGACCACGGCGGGCACCGGTTCGGAGGTCACCAACATCACCATCCTGACCACCGGCGAAACCACCAAGATGGGGGTCGTGGCGCAGCAGTTGTACGCTGATAAAGTCATCCTCGATGCCGAGCTCACCGTCGGCCTGCCGCCGCTGATCACCGCTGCCACCGGCATCGACGCCATGGTGCACGCCATCGAGGCCTACACCAGCCGCCACCGCAAGAATCCGCTTTCCGACGCCCTCGCCCGTGAAGCGCTGCGACTACTGGCGAGCAACCTGGTGGCCGCCTGCGAAGACGGCAGCAATCGCCAGGCACGCGAAGCCATGCTGCTGGGCGCGACCCTGGCCGGCCAGGCCTTCGCCAACGCGCCGGTCGCCGCCGTGCATGCCTTGGCCTATCCTCTGGGCGGCCATTACCACATCCCCCACGGCCTCTCCAATGCGCTGATGCTGGGCCCGGTGTTGCGCTTCAACCTCAGCGCTGCCGCGCCGCTGTATGCCGAGCTGGCCGACGTGCTGCTGGGCCCCAGCGAGGCTACCGTCACTGACCGCGCGACAGGCTTCGTGGCATTCATGGATGACCTGATGAATCGCTCGGGCGCCCCGCGCCGCCTGCGCGACGTCAAGGTCACCGAGGACAGCCTGGCGCTGCTGGCCAGCGATGCCATGAAGCAGGAGCGCCTGCTGCAGAACAACCCCGTGGAGCTGCGCGAAGCCGATGCGCTGGCGCTCTACCAGGCCGCCTTCTAATCCAGGCGCGTCGCCTTCTTCCAGCGTCTAAAAACAAGGACAAAGCTCATGTTGAACGCAGCACAATCGAACTACGACATCGTTATCCTGGGTGCCGGCTTCGGCGGCCTGGGCATGGCCGCCCAGCTGAAAATGCAGGGCATCGACAACTTCATCGTGCTCGAGCGCGGCAATCGCATCGGCGGCGTGTGGCGCGACAACGCTTACCCCGGCGCCGCCTGCGACACCGAATCACACCTGTACTGCTACAGCTTCTTCCCGCACCTGCGGGTCAGCAAGATGTACGCCGACCGCAACGAGCTGTTGCGCTACATGGACGCCCTGGCCGCCCATTACGAGGTGCTGCCCCACGTGCGGCTCGACAGCG
Proteins encoded:
- a CDS encoding AraC family transcriptional regulator ligand-binding domain-containing protein → MQASPITPEDRVFSTVELQALLASHSDGPGALTELLAHNGLPIDALQAPLTRLSLSQWLGTLTGCCHASKDPLLALRVGQQMHLTAYGMLGFTLLSSASLREALDIANQFGLLANLKHQLHLEVDGDVAHLHLRENFALLGSERYFSTLLESAKILTLLGDMLGHGFKAQALRLNLNPEPAGAQGISQALGVPVQVNCLDNCISFSSHYVDQPLPQSHAMTHQSCKALCSAQLHELSQRYDLCYQIQKMLLASPSHIPPLPEVASRLHLSPRTLRRKLETVGSSYNQILEDVRKKLAIRYLLDTPLTTEAISEKLSYSDAANFRHAFKRWTGTAPRAFRSQNREIDWSMPPAFTLPGANTTARAHARA
- a CDS encoding NAD(P)-binding domain-containing protein — protein: MTTVARPLHPQRVAIIGLDPFGSNIARTLAQQGFAVAGLDPLRNNLVAPCEGFTLLRNLEQAVDSSDIVITCFPDQLLMSARLCSPQTTFGLHGKALISFNTAQTRPASSARSMGEWARSEHIDYLEISLNGQAESIGQSDCELVCAGPRRVYERLKPLCLSLGASLTYLGSDCGATLEHQPSRAVC
- a CDS encoding SDR family oxidoreductase, which produces MDMKLAGKVVVITGASTGLGRGIALKLAEEGAHLVIGDISEASNPKGFDEQPELTTSQLIGQRGGQALFQQCDVTRRDDLTHLVQAATERFGRIDVMINNAGVYRDGKLIHEFSEEELDLCLNVNVKGTFFGAQAAVTAFLAQGGGGNIINLVSTAGLGGHPWQSVYNISKAAQANMTRCLAIEYGHQGIRVNGICPTYAKTALTRALMEQPGYVDDFAETIPLKRWGEIDDVADLAVFLASDRSSYIHGDLIRIDGGETLSRYSV
- a CDS encoding NAD(P)-binding domain-containing protein, whose product is MSLPTPSVSVLGLGAMGGVLAQTLLKSGCAVTVWNRSAERAAPLVQAGATLAVDVQSALQASDLIVICMIDKAASETVLSSLGPTFDLGGKTLVNMSTGTVADVERLARWADEHNARYLDGGILCYPKDIGAAKTAILYSGHPQAWEEHQQTLKILAGNPRYLGADPKACTPTYLALYAFYFGAFAAWLEGTVLASSAGVAVGDFKHLSSIMTDMLVDGIDTAADRITAGEYGGEQASVDVHVAGQEVVLDALVSAKVPHASTDAYLSYCRMAQAAGMGDQDIAAVYKAMQP
- a CDS encoding AraC family transcriptional regulator, whose translation is MMGLIDTTPVTCDDKIFSTAEILAAMNVSGCDEQQLGLCLAAGGLTLAQLHNPQGRISLNQHALIHTALNRSCNNPLLGLEVGKRLHLTSYGIVGFALLSSATLREALTVAAQFGLLMNFKLGLHINDDDDSARLELSDQYGLNDNQEGFWYYLEISKLITLLQDLLGLSFMCEGIDLAIDAPAEEQARVGESLGIDVRFNCPRTAIRFAGHWLDAKLAQANGITHASCKATCQAQLREVIQKYDLSYQVQNLLLGSGHCIASLSDIADRLHLSPRTLRRRLDALGTSYNALLVEVRKKLAIRYLLNTPMTTEAISEQLNYSDAANFRHAFKRWTGRSPREYRVLNNGGKYALRFGHGKSTGGQPLHSLGARAEQSMAAAG
- a CDS encoding NAD(P)-binding domain-containing protein, translated to MKHSNVTFIGLGQMGAALVPPFIDAGLQVTVWNRSIAKAASLVVLGAKAQASFVEALKASELIIVCLSDYASTNDLFLQDDIAPLLKGKTLVQFTTGDARQAQAGAQWAAEIGLNYLDGAIMDYPTKVGTPECMLLVSGPRAAWESCEPEMLLLGGRMTYVGENPGSANVLDGTLLTMYYGNTFALMQSAAMLQAERLDIKDFATALQAFKPVIESAWKRTIDAIDRQDYTGNEASIHVHSLGVQSLVDRAQNAGVEHSLLKLFSGYVDQAASKGHEADELPAAYEAFRPR
- a CDS encoding aminotransferase class IV, which translates into the protein MTIIKADHIMLNDPAHVRLAHDPKYGHGSAFIHGTYVDIDNAGIPMSDLGFTQADACYDVVSVSKGYLFRLEDHLERFESACRKFQLTNPYSKAETVEILENLIKQAGTKEAYVWWAVTRGFMPDGNDRINPAAYENRFYAFVVPYVFISDDEQRARGIDVMVSKLFIRIPPKAVDPTAKNFHWMDLKLSLFEAQAAQKEWSILCDADGYLTEAPGSNIFFIKDGALYTPDSGCLEGITRKTTLELAKELGLPLHVERVHVEQLLNADEAFLTSTAGGVMPINSVDDRVLGGKAGPGELTTQLHNLYWTKRWDGWLGTAVDYDTPAKV
- a CDS encoding iron-containing alcohol dehydrogenase, which translates into the protein MSSFKPFTFDTVASIVAEWGAARRFGEILGSWTESRNLLIVTDKFLHTNGLLDAAKASLQQAGFTLSIFDDVVADPPESVLHDCVGQARAAKVDLVLGLGGGSSMDIAKLAAVLIPSSQQLADLYGIGKVKGSRLPLVQIPTTAGTGSEVTNITILTTGETTKMGVVAQQLYADKVILDAELTVGLPPLITAATGIDAMVHAIEAYTSRHRKNPLSDALAREALRLLASNLVAACEDGSNRQAREAMLLGATLAGQAFANAPVAAVHALAYPLGGHYHIPHGLSNALMLGPVLRFNLSAAAPLYAELADVLLGPSEATVTDRATGFVAFMDDLMNRSGAPRRLRDVKVTEDSLALLASDAMKQERLLQNNPVELREADALALYQAAF
- a CDS encoding cytosine permease; translation: MSHSQTQVSTVTAREALAGRLPIQGDDRLYKGFGTLVAACVAIGAASFNYLFGASIAYIGNTRIGILGYLIGLIVGLAPVYLASGLISYRLGVDPVDASKSSMGTRGSSLLLALILVTTLGWSFVLIAMTGQAAGRLQQILFNPGGQIDNGFVAAVSVAMLLLVWVLLKKGPAMIALLTRFTSPAILIIACVLLYLITRDVSLGTLLNTNVDPKQAYATDPLLQLAYGVEFGASNALTSVPFFGGIARLIHKRKHLITPSLVGAGVIGAGFTSAVGALAAIATGSTEPAEWVVKTAGNGLGTVIVSLLLLANLGTLLSFFYFAGVSVQQVRFFAKMRWDLIVAILLLPGLVVAFNTQWLIAHVMNWLAYNSAMFIGIAAVMLTDYVLLRRQVVLPAHLFVKDKQSAYWFWGGVNWVAMLIIVLGVVVYLMLFDPLSLQVGPSFRYVGASIPTLVICIAAYYVLMRLVIATSYRGGYRNVKQLAEKKVRVGL